A stretch of the Panicum virgatum strain AP13 chromosome 9N, P.virgatum_v5, whole genome shotgun sequence genome encodes the following:
- the LOC120691482 gene encoding uncharacterized protein LOC120691482, with protein sequence MADDASPSGRGGRRCATPTRVDLLALLLAATLCSASYCLGVWHNSRGAADGRVLALSPAAAVAVGAASSCGGDSDGPLDFEARHAAEDAGLSVSATAASTRARRALRGAAPGRTGRRGVASAARVGGSGLRSADAGAVGG encoded by the coding sequence atggcggacgacGCCTCGCCgagcgggcgcggcggcaggcgTTGCGCTACGCCCACGCGCGTCGACCTCCtggccctcctcctcgccgcgacGCTCTGCTCCGCGTCCTACTGCCTGGGGGTATGGCACAACAGCCGCGGCGCCGCGGACGGCAGGGTCCTGGCTCTGAGCCCGGCCGCGGCCGTCGCTGTCGGCGCAGCGTCGTCGTGCGGGGGAGACTCCGACGGGCCGCTCGACTTCGaggcgcgccacgccgccgaggACGCCGGGCTATCCgtgtcggcgacggcggcgagcacgaGGGCACGGCGGGCGCTGCGCGGCGCCGCGCCCGGCAGAACGGGGCGCCGCGGCGTGGCTTCGGCGGCGCgcgtcggcggcagcggcctcCGGTCCGCGGACGCTGGCGCCGTCGGCGGGTAG